Proteins found in one Mycoplasmopsis gallopavonis genomic segment:
- the aspS gene encoding aspartate--tRNA ligase codes for MNKTINNNQLNLKNEGQKVTLYGWVANKRRFGELNFVDLRDKYGITQLVFNKPISFSKESVLEVHGTVVKRKDFNDKIATGEIEIIVDEYKVLSEAKELPFQVRDDIEVKEELRLKHRFLDLRRPIMQKNIALRNKVIFAMREFLQSEGFLEVETPILTKATPEGARDFLVPTRNYNSFFALPQSPQLFKQLLMVAGFEKYYQIARCFRDEDSRKDRQPEFTQLDMEVSFMDVEIFQSYIEKMFQHFMKKVMNVEIQIPFQRLKFDDCISKYGSDKPDLRFENFIVDIPEFCNETDFVIIKNASSKRLLKIEESITKKEFKVLEEIAKKNKVKALFYFVVENNEITSTNFANKVPNAVANLMKQQTNQNGTYLICADKYENASQALGALRVELNSWYKWAKDEYNFSWIVDWPMFEYDEETNSWAAAHHPFTQFDNKLEDLDKLPKEKVRAKSYDLVLNGYELGSGSARIYDQKVQKKMFELIGMDEATQRNKFGFFLDALEYGVPPHCGIGLGIDRLLMILANQNTIRDVIAFPKNSKSEDVFTNAPSNVEEHQLDELFIKLSEKK; via the coding sequence ATGAATAAGACAATTAATAATAATCAACTTAATTTAAAAAATGAAGGTCAAAAAGTCACACTTTATGGTTGAGTAGCCAACAAAAGAAGATTTGGTGAGCTTAATTTTGTCGACCTTAGAGATAAATACGGAATTACTCAATTAGTTTTTAATAAACCAATTAGTTTTTCTAAAGAAAGTGTTCTTGAAGTTCATGGAACAGTTGTTAAAAGAAAAGATTTTAACGACAAAATAGCAACTGGTGAAATTGAAATTATTGTCGATGAATATAAAGTACTTTCAGAAGCTAAAGAATTACCTTTCCAAGTTCGTGATGATATTGAAGTCAAAGAAGAACTTAGATTAAAACATAGATTCTTAGATTTAAGAAGACCTATTATGCAAAAAAATATTGCATTAAGAAATAAAGTAATTTTTGCAATGCGTGAATTTCTTCAAAGTGAAGGATTCTTAGAAGTTGAAACACCAATTTTAACAAAAGCAACACCAGAAGGTGCGAGAGACTTTTTAGTCCCTACAAGAAACTACAATAGTTTCTTTGCTTTACCTCAAAGCCCACAATTATTTAAACAGTTATTAATGGTAGCTGGTTTTGAGAAGTATTATCAAATTGCACGTTGTTTTAGAGATGAAGATTCTAGAAAAGACCGTCAACCTGAATTTACTCAATTAGATATGGAAGTTAGTTTTATGGATGTTGAGATCTTTCAATCTTATATCGAAAAAATGTTTCAACATTTTATGAAAAAAGTTATGAATGTAGAAATTCAAATTCCATTCCAAAGATTAAAATTTGATGACTGTATTAGTAAATATGGTTCAGATAAACCAGATTTAAGATTCGAAAACTTTATTGTAGATATTCCAGAATTTTGTAATGAAACAGATTTTGTAATTATCAAAAATGCTTCAAGTAAAAGACTTTTAAAAATTGAAGAATCAATTACCAAAAAAGAATTTAAAGTTCTTGAAGAAATTGCTAAGAAAAACAAAGTGAAAGCATTATTTTACTTTGTTGTCGAAAATAACGAAATTACAAGTACTAACTTTGCAAACAAAGTTCCTAATGCAGTTGCTAATTTAATGAAACAACAAACTAATCAAAATGGAACTTACTTAATTTGTGCTGATAAATACGAAAATGCTTCACAAGCATTAGGTGCATTAAGAGTTGAACTTAACTCATGATATAAATGAGCAAAAGATGAATATAACTTTTCATGAATCGTTGATTGACCAATGTTTGAGTACGATGAAGAAACAAATTCATGAGCTGCTGCACACCATCCATTTACTCAATTTGATAATAAACTTGAAGATTTAGATAAATTGCCAAAGGAAAAAGTGCGTGCTAAAAGTTATGACTTAGTTCTTAATGGTTATGAATTAGGAAGTGGTTCTGCAAGAATTTACGACCAAAAAGTTCAAAAGAAAATGTTTGAATTGATCGGAATGGATGAAGCTACTCAAAGAAATAAATTCGGATTCTTTCTTGATGCTCTTGAATATGGAGTACCTCCACACTGTGGTATTGGACTTGGAATTGACCGTTTATTAATGATTCTAGCAAATCAAAATACAATTCGTGATGTAATTGCTTTCCCTAAAAATTCAAAAAGTGAGGATGTTTTCACTAATGCTCCAAGCAATGTTGAAGAACATCAACTTGATGAATTATTTATTAAATTAAGTGAAAAGAAATAA
- the glyA gene encoding serine hydroxymethyltransferase — translation MYQKIKLKDQIIQDAINSELTRQEDHIELIASENYVSEDVLKAQGSVLTNKYGEGYPGKRYYGSCENVDIVEQAAIDRLKELFQVKYANVQPYSGSVANAAAIASVVSSGGKIMGLSLNCGGHLTHGYKISFSGIFYDSITYELGEDDKLDYDAIEKQAMLEKPNLIICGYSAYSRTIDFKRFREIADKCGAKLMADIAHIAGLIVAGEHPSPVGYADIITSTTHKTLRGGRGGIIMTNDEQLATKINRWVFPGYQGGPLFHAIAGKAIAFYEALQPQFKEYARKIRTNSAEFCQHFIDKGVKIISGGTDNHLFMINVLESYGINGKQAENFLEKINITINKNTIPFDKLSPNLGSGIRLGTAAMTSRNFTKWKELANIIDYSLRNLTFLESNSEEALYKVSELKKEVLALTKEFPIRKDYLN, via the coding sequence ATGTATCAAAAAATTAAATTAAAAGACCAAATTATTCAAGATGCAATTAACAGTGAACTAACTCGCCAAGAAGATCATATTGAATTAATTGCTAGTGAAAATTATGTTTCAGAAGATGTTTTAAAAGCACAAGGGAGTGTTTTAACAAATAAATACGGTGAAGGTTATCCTGGTAAAAGATACTACGGAAGTTGTGAAAATGTCGATATTGTGGAACAAGCTGCAATCGATCGTTTAAAAGAACTTTTTCAAGTTAAATACGCTAATGTTCAACCTTATTCAGGGAGTGTTGCTAATGCAGCGGCAATAGCAAGTGTTGTTTCAAGTGGTGGTAAAATTATGGGACTTTCACTTAACTGTGGTGGACATTTAACTCACGGGTATAAAATTAGTTTTAGTGGAATTTTTTATGACTCAATTACTTATGAACTTGGTGAAGATGATAAATTAGATTATGATGCAATTGAAAAACAAGCAATGCTTGAAAAACCAAATTTAATTATTTGTGGTTATTCAGCTTATTCACGAACAATTGATTTTAAACGCTTTCGTGAAATAGCTGACAAATGTGGTGCTAAATTAATGGCTGATATTGCACATATTGCAGGTTTAATAGTAGCTGGTGAACACCCATCACCAGTTGGTTATGCTGATATTATTACATCGACAACTCATAAAACACTTCGTGGTGGTCGTGGGGGAATCATTATGACTAATGACGAGCAATTAGCAACTAAAATTAATCGTTGAGTATTCCCTGGATATCAAGGGGGACCTCTCTTTCATGCTATTGCAGGAAAAGCGATTGCTTTTTACGAAGCACTTCAACCACAATTTAAAGAATATGCTCGTAAAATCAGAACTAATTCTGCTGAATTTTGCCAACACTTTATTGATAAAGGTGTCAAAATCATTAGTGGTGGAACAGATAATCATCTTTTTATGATTAATGTTTTAGAATCATACGGAATTAACGGAAAACAAGCTGAGAATTTCTTAGAAAAAATTAACATTACAATTAATAAAAATACTATTCCTTTTGATAAATTAAGTCCAAATTTAGGAAGCGGAATTCGTTTAGGAACAGCTGCTATGACAAGTAGAAACTTTACTAAATGAAAAGAATTAGCTAATATTATTGATTATTCTTTACGTAATTTAACATTCTTAGAATCCAATTCCGAAGAAGCACTTTACAAAGTATCTGAGCTTAAAAAAGAAGTGCTTGCTTTAACTAAGGAATTTCCAATTCGTAAAGATTACTTAAACTAA